The Bacillota bacterium genome includes a window with the following:
- a CDS encoding ISLre2 family transposase, producing the protein MLNIRQIVGAVLLFVTDLVKLIGGCKDFYELEKGIHELCQKVSNQIFTWALEQLDTRLMNERDRSTWKVVGFRDKTAISTFGEFLYKRRLYKNKKTGETRFFLDELLGWPERARITPRLKELAVNLSTELPFDRAAEILSYLVSGVSPMTIWQATQEVGEVLQREGQEKRAAVFKDGEAPGGKEVSPELYIEADGVMIRLQRAKQKRGEIKHIVAYEGKEQIDRERYVLKNKFVLSSLNEGEAAWEEGYAEIGGKWDLSQVQKIYIGGDGADWPKQGLEYFPGAEYRLDPYHLSKHLTEALWYDEETFRKVATAIFQGNWQETQGILTEAAKKTRGNWKKRITKLLHYLEENWVGIVASPGAKCLGTIEGQIQHNVARRMKRLGAQWTINGGGRMARILAAKANGKLNNYVLRWPVKHEKLRELAQLKPVEKQKAGDVEKWLQGSLPALKGPFADRPWIKYVLRELARPDFAALIC; encoded by the coding sequence ATGTTAAATATTCGCCAAATAGTGGGTGCAGTCCTTCTTTTCGTCACTGACCTGGTTAAATTAATTGGTGGGTGCAAAGACTTCTATGAACTTGAAAAAGGTATCCACGAGCTTTGTCAGAAGGTCAGTAACCAAATATTCACTTGGGCACTGGAACAACTCGATACCCGCCTGATGAATGAACGTGACCGGAGCACCTGGAAGGTAGTCGGGTTTCGGGATAAAACAGCCATCAGCACCTTCGGGGAATTTCTCTACAAAAGGCGCCTGTACAAAAACAAAAAAACAGGGGAAACCAGATTCTTTTTAGATGAGCTACTGGGCTGGCCGGAGCGGGCCAGGATTACCCCCCGCCTAAAAGAACTGGCTGTCAACCTAAGCACTGAGCTTCCCTTTGATCGGGCCGCAGAGATTTTGAGCTACCTTGTTTCTGGGGTAAGTCCCATGACCATCTGGCAGGCCACCCAGGAAGTAGGCGAAGTTCTCCAACGCGAAGGCCAAGAAAAAAGAGCAGCAGTTTTTAAAGACGGCGAAGCTCCTGGAGGGAAAGAGGTGTCGCCGGAGCTGTATATTGAAGCCGACGGGGTGATGATCCGCCTGCAAAGGGCAAAGCAGAAACGAGGAGAAATCAAACACATAGTAGCTTACGAGGGGAAGGAGCAAATAGACCGGGAACGCTACGTCCTGAAAAACAAGTTTGTGTTAAGCAGCTTAAATGAAGGTGAGGCAGCCTGGGAAGAGGGTTATGCTGAGATCGGGGGGAAATGGGATTTAAGCCAGGTTCAAAAGATATACATTGGCGGCGATGGGGCGGACTGGCCCAAGCAGGGACTGGAATACTTTCCTGGCGCCGAATATCGCTTAGACCCATACCACCTGAGCAAGCATTTAACAGAAGCTCTCTGGTATGATGAAGAAACCTTCCGGAAGGTAGCCACAGCTATTTTCCAAGGTAACTGGCAGGAAACCCAAGGGATTCTAACGGAAGCGGCGAAAAAGACCAGAGGTAACTGGAAGAAGAGGATCACCAAGCTTTTGCACTATCTTGAGGAAAATTGGGTGGGGATTGTTGCCTCACCGGGAGCGAAATGCTTGGGCACCATTGAAGGGCAGATTCAGCACAACGTGGCCCGGCGTATGAAACGCTTGGGAGCCCAGTGGACCATTAACGGTGGGGGCCGGATGGCCCGGATTTTAGCCGCTAAGGCAAACGGGAAGCTTAATAATTATGTTTTGCGCTGGCCGGTGAAACACGAAAAGCTGAGGGAATTAGCGCAGTTAAAGCCAGTGGAAAAACAAAAAGCCGGGGACGTGGAAAAATGGCTACAGGGGTCTTTACCGGCATTAAAGGGTCCTTTTGCCGACCGGCCGTGGATTAAGTATGTTTTACGGGAACTTGCCCGGCCAGATTTTGCTGCCCTTATTTGCTAA
- the lepB gene encoding signal peptidase I has translation MTRTLPGDTVEIRNGQVIVNDWPLDEEYLSAHTSGQFGPVTVPLNYLLVLGDNRDSSFDSRAWGMVPLENVKGRAVFRYYPISRMGLLP, from the coding sequence TTGACACGGACCTTGCCCGGTGATACAGTGGAGATTAGAAACGGGCAGGTTATAGTCAATGATTGGCCCTTGGATGAGGAGTACCTGAGTGCTCATACCTCGGGACAGTTTGGCCCGGTGACTGTGCCGTTAAATTATCTTTTGGTGCTGGGAGACAACCGCGACAGCAGTTTTGACAGTCGAGCGTGGGGGATGGTGCCCCTGGAAAACGTAAAAGGGCGAGCGGTGTTTCGATATTATCCAATTTCCCGTATGGGATTGCTTCCGTAA
- a CDS encoding sigma-70 family RNA polymerase sigma factor yields the protein MNAEEDLIAKSRNGDIAAFEELISRYERKIYTVAYRFMGNHDDASDVAQEALIRAYHAIKTFRGDSSFYTWLYHIVANIARDELRKRNRNQTTSLDAPVLNDEGDMFRQLADHVMTPDRVYEEKEFQQYLQSLIDALPVEYRLVLVMREIQGFAYEEIAAHLHCSLGTVKSRLSRARQILRTKITSDRELAEERARRLPERKVSGKG from the coding sequence CTGAACGCCGAAGAGGATCTCATTGCGAAGAGCCGAAATGGAGACATTGCGGCTTTCGAGGAGCTGATCAGTCGCTATGAGCGCAAGATATACACTGTTGCCTATCGGTTTATGGGTAATCATGATGATGCCAGTGACGTGGCCCAGGAGGCCTTAATTCGCGCATACCACGCCATCAAAACTTTCCGCGGCGATTCTTCTTTTTATACCTGGCTTTACCACATTGTCGCCAATATCGCGCGGGACGAGTTGCGGAAGCGTAACCGGAATCAGACCACTTCTCTTGATGCGCCAGTGCTGAACGATGAAGGTGACATGTTTAGACAGCTGGCTGACCACGTGATGACTCCTGACCGGGTTTATGAAGAGAAAGAGTTTCAACAATACCTGCAGAGTCTGATTGACGCCTTACCAGTGGAATATCGACTGGTGCTGGTGATGCGTGAGATTCAGGGGTTTGCTTATGAGGAGATCGCCGCGCACTTGCACTGCTCGCTGGGGACGGTCAAGTCTCGCCTCAGTCGAGCCAGACAGATTCTGCGCACGAAGATCACCAGCGATCGGGAACTGGCGGAGGAGAGAGCCCGCCGGTTGCCAGAGCGAAAGGTATCAGGTAAGGGATAA
- a CDS encoding CapA family protein, whose product MKEGMAVAREFSSSSRLFLGSLVLILIVVGYAWWRVGQCSPQAVPVSDSVTVPSMEKPATATLVAVGDVWLSRKVGKLIASYGEEYPIVNIKLALREADLAFANLETPISNRGQALPGKGICFRADPATMTTLTEAGFDILNLANNHSVDYDSPALLDTIELLNQVGIKTVGAGANITEARRPQILEVNGLKVGFLAYSEMADLFFSYQYPRRFQATETVPGVAPLILKEIQVDVQQLRPQVDVLIVSLHWGVEYTELPTPEQRKLAHALIDSGVDAIIGHHPHVFQAMEVYQGKPIAYSLGNFITDQNFSFPTREALLLKLQLDRQGVAGVTILPVFIPESQPVVLKDTHGQQILEKLQNLSRKLDTELLITGEQGYLPGLRGQVLDTRTRKGGTANGRT is encoded by the coding sequence TTGAAAGAAGGGATGGCGGTGGCGCGGGAATTTTCCAGTTCAAGTCGGCTTTTCCTCGGTTCCCTGGTTCTTATATTAATCGTGGTTGGCTACGCTTGGTGGCGAGTTGGCCAGTGTTCGCCGCAGGCTGTTCCAGTGAGTGATTCTGTTACCGTTCCATCAATGGAAAAGCCAGCCACCGCCACGCTGGTTGCCGTCGGGGACGTTTGGCTTTCCCGCAAAGTGGGGAAATTAATAGCGAGTTACGGAGAAGAATATCCTATTGTAAACATCAAGCTGGCTTTGCGCGAGGCCGACTTGGCTTTTGCAAATTTAGAGACTCCGATTTCTAACCGGGGCCAGGCTCTCCCCGGCAAGGGCATCTGTTTTCGGGCGGACCCGGCGACAATGACTACCCTAACCGAAGCGGGATTTGACATTCTCAATCTGGCGAACAACCACTCGGTGGATTATGATTCACCAGCTCTGCTTGATACGATTGAACTGTTGAATCAAGTCGGCATCAAGACGGTGGGGGCGGGAGCGAATATTACTGAGGCGCGCCGGCCGCAGATCCTCGAGGTCAACGGGTTAAAAGTGGGTTTTCTGGCCTACAGTGAGATGGCTGATTTGTTCTTCAGCTATCAGTATCCGCGGCGTTTTCAGGCCACAGAGACTGTCCCCGGTGTGGCTCCTTTGATTCTCAAGGAAATCCAGGTAGATGTACAGCAGTTAAGACCACAGGTTGATGTCCTGATCGTGTCCCTCCACTGGGGAGTAGAGTACACGGAACTGCCGACTCCCGAGCAGCGTAAACTGGCCCATGCCCTGATTGACAGCGGGGTAGACGCGATCATCGGTCACCACCCTCATGTTTTTCAGGCGATGGAGGTTTACCAGGGGAAACCAATCGCCTACAGTCTGGGTAATTTTATAACTGACCAGAATTTCTCTTTCCCCACCCGTGAGGCCTTACTGCTCAAGCTGCAGCTGGACAGGCAGGGTGTGGCTGGGGTGACTATCTTACCCGTGTTTATTCCTGAGTCCCAGCCCGTGGTGCTTAAAGATACACACGGGCAGCAGATCTTAGAGAAACTGCAGAATTTGTCCCGTAAATTAGACACTGAACTCCTCATCACAGGTGAACAGGGATACTTGCCGGGACTGAGGGGACAAGTTTTGGATACCCGAACCAGGAAAGGTGGGACAGCCAATGGCAGAACGTAA
- the polA gene encoding DNA polymerase I — MAERKKFVVLDGNSLAHRAFYAIPLLSTSKGIFTNAVYGFTNMLQKLIAEQKPDYLVVAFDKGKINFRHACFGDYKRTRKGTPEELRPQFAQIKRVLEAMNIPFIEVEGFEADDLIGTLVRRAETEGLESVIVTGDRDALQLVSPHVRVMLTRKGISDLEIYGEAEVWARYGLTPAQVVDLKALMGDASDNIPGVPGIGEKTALKLLTEFKTVEELLTHLDRVTPAKLQAKLQEFAEQARLSKRLATICCDVPIDVEWSECAYTEPNLEQLLEVFKDLEFKSLINNVVEQMAKSGPKPETARDRLNSPELTGTHYLHLNTLAEVNQFLNRLRQAGEMAVYVESTHPHPMYGQIRRIALSAGEGQTAVLAFDKFAEQKQELLARLNEVFATEEIYKIFHDAKAALIRLRREGIALKGMAGDTMLAAYLLNPGLAKQGLEELVLDYLNEVIVPSDDAVWAAGRRAEVILKLHCVLQHKLTELEMEPLYRQVELPLIPILADMEMAGIRLDVEQLEVMSAELGRRIEEITQEIYTLAGEEFNINSTRQLGIILYEKLKLPVLKKTKTGYSTNAEVLEELANQHEVVAKILEHRQLVKLKSTYVDGLRQLIHPETGKIHTTFNQTVTATGRLSSTEPNLQNIPIRLEHGRKIRKVFVPSETDNLILTADYSQIELRVLAHVSGDRNLRQAFLDERDIHTHTAAEVFHVPLNEVNKEMRRRAKAVNFGIVYGISEFGLSRDLGISRQEAREYIANYLDTYPQVRKFMADVVQEGRNLGYVTTLLKRRRYLPELFSSNRMVRNFGERAAINTPIQGSAADIIKLAMLRVAQALRKHQLGTKMLLQVHDELIFEVPRDEIKVVVPLVKTCMENAVTLSVPLVVDIHVGPNWYDLAKVG; from the coding sequence ATGGCAGAACGTAAAAAATTTGTCGTCCTGGATGGAAACAGTCTGGCCCACCGCGCTTTCTACGCCATTCCGCTTTTATCCACCAGTAAGGGAATCTTCACCAACGCGGTCTACGGGTTTACCAATATGCTCCAGAAGTTGATTGCTGAGCAGAAACCTGATTATTTGGTCGTCGCTTTTGATAAAGGGAAAATCAACTTTCGGCACGCTTGCTTTGGTGACTATAAAAGGACCCGTAAAGGGACACCCGAGGAGCTGCGCCCTCAGTTTGCCCAGATTAAGCGGGTCCTGGAGGCGATGAACATCCCTTTTATTGAGGTAGAGGGGTTTGAAGCTGATGACCTGATCGGGACCCTGGTCCGTCGGGCGGAAACCGAGGGGCTGGAAAGCGTAATCGTTACGGGTGACCGGGATGCCCTGCAATTGGTTTCTCCCCATGTGCGGGTAATGCTGACACGGAAGGGGATCAGTGATCTGGAGATTTACGGTGAGGCGGAAGTATGGGCGCGATATGGGTTGACACCTGCTCAAGTGGTGGATCTGAAAGCCCTGATGGGTGATGCTTCGGACAATATTCCCGGTGTCCCCGGGATCGGTGAGAAGACTGCTCTCAAGCTGCTAACAGAATTTAAGACAGTGGAAGAATTGCTGACCCATCTTGACCGGGTTACCCCGGCGAAGCTGCAGGCCAAGCTGCAGGAATTTGCCGAGCAAGCCCGCCTGAGCAAGCGCCTGGCCACGATCTGTTGTGATGTGCCGATTGATGTGGAATGGTCGGAATGTGCCTACACTGAGCCAAACCTGGAGCAACTGCTTGAGGTGTTTAAAGACCTGGAATTCAAGTCATTGATCAATAATGTGGTCGAACAGATGGCTAAATCGGGACCAAAGCCTGAGACAGCCCGGGATAGATTAAATAGCCCAGAGCTGACTGGGACACACTATTTACATCTGAATACCCTGGCGGAAGTAAACCAGTTTTTAAACCGGCTACGACAGGCGGGAGAAATGGCCGTTTATGTCGAGAGCACTCATCCCCATCCGATGTATGGTCAAATCAGACGGATCGCGCTTTCCGCTGGGGAGGGGCAGACGGCGGTCCTGGCTTTTGACAAGTTTGCTGAGCAGAAACAAGAGCTACTTGCCCGGTTAAACGAGGTTTTTGCTACTGAGGAAATCTACAAAATATTCCACGACGCCAAAGCGGCCCTGATCAGGCTGCGCCGGGAAGGGATTGCGCTTAAAGGGATGGCGGGGGATACGATGCTGGCTGCTTACCTGCTTAACCCGGGGTTAGCCAAGCAGGGACTCGAGGAGTTGGTCCTGGATTACTTGAACGAAGTTATCGTTCCCTCGGATGACGCAGTCTGGGCAGCGGGGCGGCGGGCCGAGGTGATCCTTAAACTGCACTGTGTGCTGCAGCACAAACTAACTGAACTGGAGATGGAACCACTCTATCGGCAAGTTGAACTCCCCTTGATCCCGATACTGGCGGACATGGAAATGGCTGGGATTCGCCTGGATGTTGAACAGCTAGAGGTGATGTCTGCCGAATTGGGCCGGCGGATCGAGGAAATCACCCAGGAAATTTATACCCTGGCCGGGGAGGAGTTTAACATCAACTCGACTCGGCAATTAGGGATAATTCTCTACGAAAAACTGAAACTACCTGTATTAAAGAAAACCAAAACGGGTTATTCAACCAATGCGGAAGTGCTGGAAGAATTGGCCAACCAGCACGAGGTGGTGGCCAAGATCCTGGAACACCGCCAGTTGGTGAAGCTGAAGTCAACGTATGTTGATGGATTGAGGCAATTGATCCACCCCGAAACGGGAAAAATTCACACGACCTTCAATCAGACCGTTACTGCGACGGGGCGGCTCAGCAGCACCGAGCCGAATCTGCAAAACATCCCAATTCGACTGGAGCACGGCCGCAAAATCAGAAAAGTTTTTGTCCCCTCCGAGACAGATAACCTGATCCTGACGGCCGACTACTCCCAAATCGAACTGCGGGTGCTGGCCCATGTCTCGGGTGACCGTAATCTGCGACAGGCTTTTTTAGATGAGCGGGATATCCACACCCATACCGCGGCCGAGGTTTTCCACGTGCCGTTGAATGAGGTGAACAAAGAGATGCGCCGCCGGGCCAAGGCGGTAAACTTCGGAATTGTCTACGGTATCAGTGAATTTGGTTTGTCCCGCGATTTAGGGATCAGCCGTCAGGAGGCCAGGGAATACATTGCTAATTATCTCGACACCTATCCGCAGGTCAGGAAATTTATGGCGGATGTAGTCCAAGAGGGACGCAATCTCGGGTATGTTACCACCCTGCTCAAACGACGCCGCTACCTGCCGGAACTGTTCAGCAGCAACCGGATGGTCCGCAATTTTGGGGAACGGGCAGCCATCAATACGCCAATTCAAGGGAGTGCGGCCGATATTATTAAACTGGCCATGCTCCGGGTGGCGCAGGCCCTCCGAAAACATCAACTGGGAACGAAAATGCTGCTCCAGGTTCACGACGAACTGATTTTTGAGGTCCCCCGTGACGAAATTAAAGTGGTCGTTCCATTAGTCAAGACGTGCATGGAAAACGCGGTCACGTTGAGCGTACCGCTGGTAGTGGATATCCATGTCGGACCGAACTGGTACGACCTGGCGAAAGTAGGTTGA
- the mutM gene encoding DNA-formamidopyrimidine glycosylase: MPELPEVETVKRTLEKKIVDRVITEVEVALPKIVQGLSPMEFSERLVGQKILGIDRRGKYLLTSLSNGQTLVTHLKMTGRWLYTAADVPQTKHTHVVFTLDNGHQLRFQDLRQFGYMLLVPRGELHQVPGLNELGVEPLGDEFTREYLAEITGPRKTKIKQLLLDQTLIAGIGNIYADEILFTAGLHPERVSNSLSPAEINRLYAAIRQVLAAGVEHRGTSVSDYVDGEGRPGEYQHYLQVYAREGQACPRCGQVIHRLKVGGRSSYHCPNCQN, translated from the coding sequence TTGCCAGAACTACCTGAAGTCGAGACGGTTAAACGCACGTTGGAAAAGAAAATCGTTGACCGGGTCATCACCGAGGTGGAGGTGGCCTTACCGAAAATTGTCCAGGGTCTGAGCCCGATGGAGTTTAGTGAACGGTTGGTTGGGCAAAAAATCCTCGGGATTGACCGGCGGGGAAAATATTTATTGACTTCCCTTAGTAATGGACAGACCCTGGTAACTCATCTAAAGATGACTGGCCGCTGGTTGTATACGGCCGCAGACGTACCGCAGACGAAACACACCCATGTGGTCTTCACACTGGATAATGGTCACCAACTCCGCTTTCAGGACCTCCGGCAGTTTGGCTATATGTTGTTGGTGCCAAGGGGTGAACTGCATCAGGTGCCGGGCCTGAATGAACTGGGTGTTGAACCCCTGGGCGATGAGTTTACGCGAGAATATCTGGCGGAGATAACTGGCCCACGCAAAACGAAGATCAAGCAACTGCTGCTTGACCAGACCTTGATCGCGGGAATCGGCAACATTTACGCCGATGAGATTCTATTTACGGCCGGGCTTCACCCAGAGCGGGTTAGCAATTCGCTATCGCCAGCGGAGATTAACCGCCTTTACGCGGCTATCCGGCAGGTGCTGGCGGCTGGGGTTGAGCACCGGGGGACTTCGGTCAGCGATTACGTTGATGGGGAAGGCAGACCCGGCGAATATCAGCATTACCTGCAGGTATACGCCAGGGAAGGTCAAGCCTGTCCGCGATGTGGGCAGGTGATCCACCGGCTGAAAGTTGGGGGGCGGAGTTCCTACCACTGTCCTAACTGTCAGAATTAG
- a CDS encoding dephospho-CoA kinase, with amino-acid sequence MRVIGLTGGIATGKSTVAEILRQLGAVVLDADQIAREIVAPGQPAWREIVDYFGPEVLRSDGTLDRPVLGQRVFADPVARQKLNAITHPQVRAEFERQLARLRQESLDRVVFLDVPLLIEAGMNDLVDEIWVTAVDEQTQLKRLMERDGLSEAAARQRIASQMPLAEKVKVADRVIDNRGSITDTVSQVRKLWRELGQTEENTPKQDMIDLPKT; translated from the coding sequence ATGAGAGTGATTGGTTTGACTGGCGGAATCGCCACCGGAAAAAGCACCGTTGCTGAGATCCTGCGGCAACTGGGCGCGGTAGTTCTGGACGCGGACCAGATCGCCAGGGAGATTGTGGCGCCGGGCCAGCCGGCCTGGCGCGAAATTGTGGATTATTTTGGTCCAGAGGTCTTACGGTCCGACGGTACCCTGGACCGACCGGTCCTGGGTCAGCGCGTTTTTGCGGACCCGGTAGCCAGGCAAAAGCTGAATGCCATCACCCATCCCCAGGTGAGGGCTGAATTTGAACGTCAGTTAGCCAGATTGCGCCAGGAAAGCCTGGACCGGGTGGTGTTTCTGGATGTCCCCTTATTAATTGAGGCCGGCATGAATGACCTGGTGGACGAGATCTGGGTAACAGCGGTGGATGAACAGACTCAGCTCAAGCGGTTGATGGAGCGGGACGGCCTGAGCGAAGCGGCGGCCCGACAGCGGATTGCTTCTCAAATGCCGCTGGCAGAGAAGGTGAAGGTAGCGGATCGGGTTATCGACAATAGGGGGAGTATTACCGATACGGTGAGCCAGGTCCGTAAGTTGTGGAGGGAACTCGGGCAAACTGAGGAAAATACCCCGAAACAAGACATGATTGATTTGCCAAAGACATAG
- a CDS encoding lytic transglycosylase domain-containing protein: MTMVLFWGQRKRRFWLSLFLSAVVILALITLNAPRILKYFYPIPHRELIFCYARVFDVDPYLVAAIIQVESRFYPDAESRVGARGLMQLMPETAEWAARQMKLPDYHPSQLYEPQRNIQIGTWYLSELLDEFDHNVVVTVAAYNAGRGNVKTWLAVGLWTGEYQAIDQIPFPETRKYVYRVMSDYYIYRKLYAVK, translated from the coding sequence ATGACCATGGTCTTGTTTTGGGGCCAGAGAAAAAGACGGTTTTGGTTGAGTTTGTTCCTGAGCGCAGTAGTTATTCTTGCCCTGATTACCCTGAATGCACCCCGAATCCTCAAGTATTTTTATCCCATTCCTCACCGGGAGTTGATTTTCTGCTACGCTCGAGTGTTTGACGTTGACCCCTATTTGGTGGCGGCTATCATCCAGGTGGAAAGTCGTTTTTACCCCGATGCCGAATCCCGGGTGGGCGCGCGGGGACTGATGCAGCTGATGCCGGAAACAGCTGAGTGGGCGGCCCGCCAGATGAAATTGCCTGACTACCATCCCAGTCAGTTGTACGAACCACAGCGAAACATTCAGATTGGGACGTGGTATCTGTCCGAACTTCTGGATGAGTTTGACCATAACGTGGTCGTAACGGTCGCTGCTTATAACGCTGGTCGGGGAAACGTCAAAACCTGGCTGGCCGTTGGTCTGTGGACAGGTGAGTATCAAGCCATTGACCAGATCCCTTTCCCAGAAACCCGCAAGTATGTCTACCGGGTGATGAGTGACTATTACATCTACCGAAAACTGTATGCGGTTAAGTGA
- a CDS encoding nicotinate phosphoribosyltransferase: protein MPAKEIRTLAEVSNLKIDLQRRFFSADHDEIANGATADIYFVKTYEILEYLGKADTPVKAEIFARRAGVLAGVPEVLNLLKDRPVEVWSLPEGETFTEKEVLMRLAGPYNAFGLFETAILGFLASSSGWATAAREAKAAAGHRPVLCFGARHVHPAVAPVMERAAIVGGADGASCILGAKLAGKEPAGTVPHAAILIAGDTVEVGLAYHQTMPPEHLRLVLVDTFKDEAEEALRVAAVLGPHLEGIRLDTPSERGGVTPDLVREVRARLNAVGAEHVKIFVSGGLTPEKISQLVAAGADAFGVGSYISGAPPIDMTMDLKEVNGQPVAKRGRIPGCVDNPRLVKFQ from the coding sequence ATGCCGGCAAAGGAAATTCGTACCCTGGCGGAAGTAAGCAACCTGAAAATAGATCTCCAGCGCCGATTTTTTTCGGCCGACCATGATGAGATCGCTAATGGAGCGACTGCAGATATCTATTTCGTTAAGACTTACGAGATTTTAGAATACCTAGGGAAAGCAGATACCCCGGTAAAAGCCGAGATTTTTGCCCGCCGTGCCGGGGTACTGGCCGGTGTGCCGGAGGTGCTGAACCTGCTGAAAGACCGGCCGGTAGAGGTGTGGTCGCTGCCTGAAGGAGAGACATTTACAGAAAAAGAGGTGCTGATGCGCCTCGCGGGACCATACAACGCATTTGGTCTGTTTGAGACGGCGATCCTTGGATTCCTGGCCAGTTCAAGCGGGTGGGCGACTGCGGCCAGAGAGGCGAAAGCGGCCGCCGGCCACCGACCGGTGCTGTGTTTTGGGGCCCGGCATGTGCATCCGGCGGTTGCGCCGGTGATGGAGCGGGCGGCCATTGTGGGTGGAGCAGACGGAGCAAGTTGTATCCTGGGGGCCAAACTGGCGGGAAAAGAGCCCGCTGGTACTGTGCCGCACGCTGCCATCTTGATCGCCGGTGATACGGTTGAGGTTGGCCTGGCTTACCACCAGACCATGCCGCCTGAGCACCTGCGCCTCGTGCTGGTTGATACCTTTAAGGACGAAGCGGAGGAGGCACTCCGGGTAGCTGCTGTCTTGGGACCGCACCTGGAGGGGATACGGTTGGACACCCCGAGTGAGCGGGGGGGAGTAACGCCTGACCTGGTGCGGGAAGTCCGCGCCCGGTTGAACGCGGTAGGGGCGGAGCATGTCAAGATTTTTGTCTCCGGTGGGCTAACCCCTGAAAAGATCAGCCAGTTAGTCGCGGCCGGTGCGGATGCCTTTGGGGTTGGCAGCTATATTTCCGGTGCCCCGCCGATCGATATGACCATGGACTTAAAAGAGGTCAATGGTCAGCCAGTCGCAAAGCGAGGACGAATTCCCGGCTGCGTGGATAACCCGCGGTTGGTGAAATTCCAGTGA
- a CDS encoding 4Fe-4S dicluster domain-containing protein yields the protein MAKEMVITPKKCIGCTTCALTCSITYHDEFDLTKAHVTIKKHDLNGQFDITFSSTCRSCYKCAEVCPAGCLRVVEVPELPAAADK from the coding sequence ATGGCAAAAGAAATGGTCATTACACCGAAGAAATGTATTGGTTGTACCACATGTGCTTTAACCTGTTCAATTACTTATCACGATGAGTTTGATTTGACCAAGGCCCACGTCACTATCAAGAAACATGATTTGAACGGGCAGTTTGACATTACTTTTTCGTCCACGTGCCGGAGCTGTTATAAGTGTGCAGAAGTGTGCCCAGCCGGCTGTTTGCGGGTCGTTGAGGTTCCCGAACTACCTGCTGCAGCAGACAAGTAG